A DNA window from Mastomys coucha isolate ucsf_1 unplaced genomic scaffold, UCSF_Mcou_1 pScaffold21, whole genome shotgun sequence contains the following coding sequences:
- the LOC116101345 gene encoding olfactory receptor 10A3-like, with translation MNTTETEQLMIMSKRIFVKLAMCSWVLGIMTATVEVTWVFSFPFCGPNKINHISCESPVVMELACADTFLFEVYSFTGTMLIVMVPFLLIFLSYTQILFTILRMPSTTGRQKAFSTCASHLTSVTLFYGTACMSYLQPKSKYSPDTKKLMSLAYSLLTPLLNPLIYSLRNKEMKRAVAKLWQRKVVFLLAEKPFEIWKPPKEALP, from the exons ATGAACACTACTGAGACAGAGCaactaa TGATTATGAGCAAAAGGATCTTTGTGAAATTGGCGATGTGCTCATGGGTCTTGGGCATCATGACAGCAACTGTGGAGGTCACATGGGTGTTTAGTTTCCCCTTTTGTGGTCCtaataaaattaatcatataTCATGTGAATCCCCAGTAGTGATGGAGCTTGCCTGTGCAGACACATTCCTGTTTGAAGTCTATTCCTTCACAGGCACCATGTTGATTGTCATGGTGCCCTTTCTATTGATATTCTTGTCTTATACTCAAATTCTCTTCACCATCCTGAGGATGCCATCCACTACAGGGAGGCAGAAGGCCTTCTCCACATGTGCCTCTCATCTCACCtctgtcactctcttctatgGCACAGCGTGCATGAGCTACTTGCAGCCTAAATCCAAGTACTCACCAGACACCAAGAAACTGATGTCATTGGCTTACTCTCTGCTCACCCCTCTGCTGAATCCACTTATCTACAGCCTGagaaacaaggaaatgaaaagggCTGTGGCAAAATTATGGCAAAGGAAAGTGGTTTTCTTACTTGCTGAGAAGCCATTTGAGATATGGAAACCACCCAAAGAAGCACTACCTTAA